The genomic stretch AAATGTATTAGTTCTACTTAACCCATTTCCAACATCTGGAAGTAGTTAGAAGTGAagagaaaggtagaaaaaaagaaaatagataattaTGATTTTTGACCACATAAGATCATCAGTTGCTAAAATCCTTTCTGGCTTTCAGTGGATAAGACCTTCACAATCTAGCTTCAGAGATACCTTATAAGTTTATATGGGTTTTGCATTACATTTTGAACACAGCATCCCTGAGTAGCCCCAAATCTCTTTCCCAATTTCATTTCTTATCCTCTTCCTTATCTCTATCTGATATTGAGCCCACACCATGCTATTGAACCCTCCCAAGAACATGCTCTGAATGTTCAAGCCTGTAAACCATATCGTACATGAATCTCTCTTAACAGAATAATTGTTCTTAATCCAATTAATCTTTCAACAGCAGTACTAGTTATTTCAGTCAAAGTTTGTTATTATTGCTAAatatgaaaaatcttttttttttagcatttctgGATAATTCTTGAAAAACACCCACCGTCTCCTTAAATAGTGATTGTTTCTGTTCTATTTTGTCCCCCTACACTCCCATTAGGTTAATTTATAGGTTACAATTTCTCATTCTGTTATCTATCTCTTTTGACATTCTGAAGTCATTTCCTTAGTCTTCTCATatgatgaatttatttattcttttgccaGATATAATCTGCTATTTCTTGCACTGTGTAgtcttttttccttcaatttatCATGGGATATTTTAGACATTGGCCAAATAGAATAGTATAGTAAGTTCCCAAGTATCTCTCAGTCTAAATCAACAATCAGCAATTAGGCAAATCTCGTTTCATCTGTTCGGTTCTCATTCCTGTactattttgaagcaaatccaaaataagtacttttttttatagtgtaatattggtttcaggaatagaatttagtgattctaaGATAAATACTTtcaatcaaatttttaaatgagaatctCTCTCACTTTTAATGTTACTGCAGTACCATTTTCATATTGAAAACTTTgcaataattacttaaaatcatCAAGTAGTGCCTGCTCACATTCACAATTGTTtctcacataaattattttttaaacaaatcatttATTTGAATCAGTACTCCCCCAAATTGAGACtggttaataaatgttttattctgctttaatctttaggATCCTCTTtcacctctgtctctttttttttttcttcaaaaccaTGTAATTTATTTACCAGAGAAACTGGATTGTCTTGCAGTTTCCTATAATCTGACTTTTGCTGTTTTCATCCCTGTTGTGTGTCTGAAGTGATTCCTCTGTCTTTCATATTTCCTGAAAATCTACCTACTAGGAGGATCTAGAAGCAAAACTATTCTGTCTCTTCAGTGAATTTTTGCCAATTTAATACGCACAAGAAGAGTATACCAGTAAAGTTTTAATATGCCTTTTTCTTATGATAATGGgtggcatcttttcatgtgatttgCATCATTTACATCTGTTTTTTCATGAACTATTTTTACCTCATTCTTGAGCattgttctttttcctctcaatttttaaaagttctttatatataataaagttgTTAACACTTTGATGTAACTTATAAGCAtttctctaatttattatttttctttttactttgctttatgATACCTGTAGccatggaaacttaaaaaaatgtaaacatcaaaTGTATctagtttttccttatttttttcctgagattttCTGGATTTTGCATCAGAATTTGGAACGCTTTATCTCTGAACAGAACTCACCAATGTTTGCTTCCAGTACTTATATGGattcatctgttttctcactTAAATTTCTGATTCATTTAGAATTTATCATAATGTATGGTTTGAGAAGGGAtcagttttatctcttttttccatATCTCCAAGTCATTTATTCAGAATCTATCCTTTCACTCAGTAATATGTGAGgctgctttttaaataaagttagtgtctatttcttgaatttctgttctgtttttgttgttttggtggtGGTTTTATCTTTGGTCTATCCATGGGCTATTATTATACTactgtaaagaaaggaaaatattaaaatatttagtgggctcttctttcctctttctttgggatttttctgtcTATgctagtttctaatttttttctaattaattttgtaATCAATTTCTTTAGATCCAAAAAGAACCCTGATGGTATTTTTTATTGCAGTTAGGTTAAGTTTACAATTTAACTTAAGAAGAGCTGCCATCTTTTCTGCTCTTGTGTCTTTTGATGCCAGGAACACAGTGCGAGCCTCCATTTGTTCAATCCACTGTTTGCATTTCAGCATTATTCTCAGAGGTTTCCTCATATGTGCTCgtatatgaacatttttaaaatttttatttaaattccagttagtggAAATATAGGGGATTATTAGTCTCAagcgtacaatatagtgattcagcacttccatacaacaccggGTTCTTATCAAAACAAGTAtactccttcatccccatcacctatttcacccatccccccactgctttccccctccctggtaaccaccaatttgttctctacagtcaagagtctgtttcttggtttctctccctctctctttttccccctacattcatttgttttgtttcttaaattccacatatgggtgatatcaaatggtatttatctttctctgatttattttgctcagcataatactctctagctccatccacatcattgcgaatggcaagatttcattctttttttatggctgaggaagGAGCTTTCTTTGCTAACTGTATGCCTAGATACATTCCTATTttaatgcaattataaatgaggtCTATCTTCTATCTGACCTCTGCCGGTAATATAGAAGTACTATTAGCTTTCTGTATTTATGCACTTTGCATTTTAATCAAAAGGGTTTTGTTGTGGTAGTTTTTCCATTGATTATCTTTGTTTTCCAGcttctcatttgtaaataaaaataattttacttttttctttccaattcttatgtctctaaatgttttctcttgtctAAAGGCATTTCTAAATTATAGTAGAAATGATGGGTGTGGTTTTCCTATTCCTCGCTTTAGTAAAACTTCCCGTACATGTCACCATTAGGTAAGATAGAGGCTTTGGGCTGAGGTGTACATAAAtactcacatatacacacacacatatgcacacaccatGTTAAGGAAATATCTGTCAGTTCTCATTTtgttgtactttaaaaaatataataaatgctagATTTTGTCAAGTGCCTTTTCTGCCATCTAAGGATATAATCATATGCTTTTCTCCATTGCTCTATTTatatgatggattacattaaaagaattccTAATATTGAGTGACACTTTCCCGGAATAAGCCCAATTGGTTtagatgtattatatttttaaagttttggatTCTACTTATTAACTTCATATCTCTGGTTTTTGTACTGATATTTATAGATGACATGAatctaaaatttccttttaagaatgtaatgtttattatttgaggaTCAATATTATATTTGTATCAGGAAATGAACTTAGAAAGTTTACTTTATTATGATCTGAAAAGGTAAGATAACCTTGGGATTATCTGATACCTTAGGATTTGATAAAATTCTCACATGAAAATATCTAGATCTACTTTCTCTTGGCAagctcttttaaaattaaaaaaaaacctccatggtaattgaattatttgtctCTTTTGGGGTCAATGTTTGTAAatcatatttttccaaaattttatccattttacagGTCTTCAGTTTATTTGTATTCAGTTGAGCaaagtagttctctttttaaagattctctgtTTTGGTGTTTCCATCTTGTCACTTCTAATTTTGTGAatttactttctacttttttcttaattagcttAGATTAACTAGTGGCTTGTATTTTTCTCAAGAAAcacagttttacatttattttttatacactATGGTTTGCTTACAAACGATTTCAGCTTTTGTCGTTATTCTgaccttctccttttttttctcatggctttTCTTGACTTACTTTGCTGTTCTTTCTAGATGTTTTTGTGTGTCATTTTGCTTtacttctacttttaatttttattggtataatgatgatttttatctgatatttgctttatgtgCCCCTaatattacattttcattattattatcttgAACAAAgcgtataattttattttgtattcctcTTTGGCCCAATAGTTATTTAATGACATGGTTTATACTTTTAGGTAAAAATGACTTcttgttttctagttttgttaTTAAGTTCTAGTCACACTGTGTTTCagtcagtgaattttttttaatatactgtttttTAGAATTCCTAGAGGGTTTGTTTGTCACCTCAGATACGGTAAATTTTTTGAATACTCCATATGCACTTCAGAAGATGCTATATTTTCTATTGAAGTTCAGAGTTCCAAATAGATCTAcaaattccattttatggattatATTGTATATGTcttctataaattttaaatatataatcgGCCTtggattttaagaaatgaattaaagtCTCCTATTCTTAATatgtttctttctatttcctGGCATTCCCTGTGGTTTATCTTTGATAAACATTGGtacactctttttaaatttttatctatttctttatttatgtttttatttcttttattttagtttattttaatgtaatttttcctGGTATAACTTCTCCATTCTTTTATTGCCAACCTttctaaatatctttatttttagttgtgtatcttaaatacagaaaagggtTGGATTTCCCTTTATCAGCCAATCTGAAAATACttgcattttacttatttgtttaactatttttaatgcttatttatttattttgagagagaaagtgtgtgcatgcTAGCAAGTGGGAGTatgggaggggcatagagagagggagagagagaatctcaagcaggctccacactgcaagCACAGACTACCaggtggggctggatctcatgaactgtgagatcatgacctgagccaaaatcaagagttggacacttaactgagccgctcaggcacccccaaaacattCACATTTTCATAGAAAAGTTACATCTATTGACATTTATTGACATAATCAGTATTTTTTGAATCTATCATATTGTAAATGTTGTATTTATATATgccaatattttatataaagtttttcaATACTCCTTATTTTTTatgctgtcttttttttataagaaagttttaatttctttcttattttttaatatgaaaatcttGGTCCTTGCTCTCttcagttgttttcttttattcttcagtaaaatattcattaaacttagtttgaaatcctttttttcccctttttctccatgtttccAAGTAACTATTTGTAGTGATCACTTTGATTTTCAATTAATAGCCATGAAATAATCAAAATTCATTCTGAATTGTATATGCTCTCACTACTTTTCCTGAATTGTTAGATATTTGATGAATCTATATTGTCATACTATAATCATAGCACATGGCACTCTTTTCCTTGCAACCCTCATTTCTCTTAAATTATACAGTTATGGTCCCACCAATTCTTATGATATCTCTCAAGTCATTCCAGATGTCCAAAGAAACTCACTTAGTATCCTTCTCCAAGAAGTGCTCATGGAAACAATAttccctaattttttaaatgtttataatagttTATTTGTAGCCTTTATATGTGAAAATCTGTTCAAATGGGTATTAAATACTTGTCAATCTCCCTTTATTTCTTGCAAGCTGAGCTGTGTTAGATAGATTATATCTCCCAATATAGTCTCCTCTTATAATACGTCCTAAAGATATTGTTAGGATGAagcctcaaaatggattatatgTATTTATGGTATTGATGCAATATGTGTTTAGTATATATGGTGTTTAtgctattataaatttatatttaaatatttacatataacatctatatattgatttttcaattatttactaGACTATGTTGCAAGATCcagaaatcaaaaaaataacatttattaagaggCACAAAATTTTCTCCTCTAAAATTTCACTTATTCCTTGGATTTCCATGGCCTTCTTCATACATTTGTCTCTAAACATATCTCTTCTTGTTTTGCACTGTAATTCATTAtaagtattttcatatttcttattagTATATGATTTCTCTGAGGGAAAAGACTATACTTCCCTCCTCTTTTCCACCAGAACCCAACACAATGCTTAGGACATAAGttgaattaatttatatttgtttatttaattttttttaacgtttatttatttttgagacagagagagacacagcatgaacgggggaggggtagagaaagagggagacacagagtcggaagcaagccccaggctctgagccatcagcccagagcctgacgcggggctcgaactcgtggaccgcgagatcgttacctgagccgaagtcggacacttaaccgactgagccacccaggcgccccatatatttgtttatttaaaatagggTCTGGATTTCAAAACCTAGGTGAGGGATTATTTTCTAAGTACAGTAGGATAAATTACAGCCTCCAAgtggtgattttatttcttcatgtagtTCTGAGACTCTCAGAATGTAAGTCCAGCAAATTGCATCCTGTCTGCTGAGTCATGGAGCACAGCAAAGTCACGGAATCATGGACAAATGCGACAAATCCTAAAACTCCAAGTAAGCACGTAAGACAGGAGCAAAGGACATGGAAATGAGTGCATCAAAAAGTGGGGTGCCAGATGATGAAATTCTTTTCAGGGTTTGCTGAGgagttttctttaatcttttaagCAATGGGAACATTTCACCAAAACACTTTTGTGTTAAATGATGCCCCTGGTAGCAGAGATCCCCCCTCACCTCCTAAACCTGTAATGTCTTATAATAACTATTTTACATGTGCATGCAATGAAATCTTCCTTAGGAAAGTATGACAAAAACATTCATACATACTGTAGCAGTCATTTTACTTCCTCAACAGTTATTTCCCAAATTATGCTATTAAACTAACAAGTTAGctaaaacatttaatgtttagCTAATGTTTAGCtaaaacactgaatgtaaacatttaatgtttacaaATATGTTTACCTCCAAGGTTTTCATCATCTTTTCTTATGTGGAATTCTGTTTCTGGAGTTAGAGCggcaggattaaaaaataaaaatgttccttcTTCAAGAGTTCACTTACCTCTGTTTACCTTTATGATCGACAGAGCCAGCCGAGAGTCTGTCCAGGGGAGACCCAAAACCAGAGaagctccttttcttctttgtttcaatTACATCATTCTCCAGAGACACAAGTTCATCAAGAAGCAAGAGTTTTGCTGCCAGGTTAGTGGCTGATTTCTCTTCCCTGACTGTGGGCGGTGACTGCACATCTATGACTCCAGAATCAAAAGCCTGTAGGGCAGGAGGGGGTGATTCCACTCATTCAGAAAAAGAAACCTCAAATATGTATAACCATCTGCTTTTGGCTTTTGCTACCTTTAGCTGACATGCTTGCCATGAAACTTGATTTCTTGTGGATTTATGCTCCCGAGAGAAAGACGTTTGGGAACAAAAATGCATAGAGATGAGGTATGTCCAAAagcaattaaaacaacaacaacaacacacacccacacaggaaataaataaaaatttataggtCTGTCTCTAAAATTTAGTATATTAACTGA from Panthera uncia isolate 11264 chromosome C2, Puncia_PCG_1.0, whole genome shotgun sequence encodes the following:
- the OSTN gene encoding osteocrin: MLDGRLANAHFILAVTLMLWSSGKVRSVDVATEAFDSGVIDVQSPPTVREEKSATNLAAKLLLLDELVSLENDVIETKKKRSFSGFGSPLDRLSAGSVDHKGKQRKVVDHPKRRFGIPVDRIGGNRLSNSRG